A region from the bacterium genome encodes:
- a CDS encoding response regulator translates to MTAEIIKSILLVEDDEALREMYTLIITKAGYTLETATDGVQGIAKLRQGGYNLILLDLMMPNLDGIGVLKAMQEVSNRPKKPNGPVIVLSNAGYNKVAEEALSLGAKGFLMKAELTPKELVKEIQDRIG, encoded by the coding sequence ATGACTGCTGAAATCATAAAATCCATCCTCCTTGTTGAAGATGACGAAGCCTTAAGAGAGATGTACACGCTTATAATCACAAAAGCAGGGTATACATTAGAAACAGCCACCGATGGGGTGCAGGGTATCGCCAAGTTACGTCAAGGCGGATACAACCTTATCCTGCTCGATCTAATGATGCCTAACCTTGACGGTATCGGCGTCTTAAAAGCGATGCAAGAAGTGAGCAACAGACCTAAAAAACCGAACGGACCGGTTATCGTCCTCTCCAATGCCGGCTATAATAAAGTGGCGGAAGAAGCGTTATCCCTGGGCGCCAAAGGCTTCTTAATGAAAGCGGAACTGACACCGAAAGAGCTGGTCAAGGAGATACAAGACAGGATTGGGTGA
- the pgeF gene encoding peptidoglycan editing factor PgeF: MLENISEHNGAGVFITKVGDGSFSIKDEQGILVGLKNRQQIFAEKKLALEKAVFCQQTHSDHIFIVRESDAGRGSVDFNTGIPDTDALLTNLPEITLMILVADCVPILLYDPVKKVIGAVHAGWKGTMKHILEKTIQKMIVKYDCDPKDIIAEIGPSIGPDCFEVGEEVVLAAEVAKLTQFVIHRNDRIYFDLWASNKEQLTSTGVNEDNIQIEGICNHCSSDYYSFRRDKNANRFAAVIALKN, from the coding sequence TTGCTTGAAAATATAAGTGAACATAATGGTGCCGGAGTATTTATCACCAAGGTTGGGGATGGTAGTTTTTCTATCAAAGACGAGCAGGGGATTTTGGTGGGTTTAAAAAATCGTCAGCAGATATTTGCTGAAAAAAAACTTGCTTTAGAAAAAGCCGTATTTTGCCAACAAACACATAGTGATCATATTTTTATCGTGCGCGAGAGTGATGCTGGGCGGGGTAGTGTAGATTTTAATACCGGCATTCCTGATACAGACGCGTTGCTGACCAATTTACCTGAAATTACCCTGATGATTTTGGTGGCCGATTGTGTACCGATTTTACTTTACGATCCGGTAAAAAAAGTTATCGGCGCGGTGCACGCGGGCTGGAAGGGCACAATGAAACATATTCTGGAAAAAACTATCCAAAAAATGATTGTAAAATACGATTGCGATCCAAAAGATATTATCGCGGAAATCGGTCCGTCAATTGGTCCTGATTGCTTTGAGGTGGGAGAGGAAGTTGTTTTAGCGGCTGAGGTGGCAAAATTAACGCAGTTCGTTATTCACCGAAATGATAGAATTTATTTTGATCTCTGGGCAAGCAATAAGGAGCAATTAACGAGCACCGGCGTGAACGAGGATAATATCCAGATTGAAGGTATTTGTAACCACTGTAGTTCCGACTATTATTCATTTCGACGAGATAAAAATGCGAATCGGTTTGCGGCGGTAATTGCGCTAAAAAATTAG
- a CDS encoding glycosyltransferase family 39 protein, giving the protein MKELNWKKTGLIVSVIAIGLALRLYFMFHMPFTNDEGAYLYDAKTILRGELPGGDVVTKSPVAILLFTVFTFISNGSLFSARVTSLIFGLATLLPLLIIVRYGLEKNLIMASTIWFTFSAPVVLTGLGHTEAIAGFFAATTIALAIWAVRKERLGWWIVLSGISFALAVGSRKINLVLLVPLVLLVLQKRKNIISIRKFFLLFGFGSVLVLLLLGILILKLYGYSGLGELFGSGYAHIIGSRIAGDSSVNIWGITILDTIKILGRIATAHVVIVLLAVAGIILKLTNFKNWKFGNLLLMGVSWIVALTALYATWPTFLPDYVADFLVPITVLGVWVISKIWKQNILLVKVLVVLCFVVLNVLSYVSVFTAPWTGMFTADASETMALEMKNLIPSDQSVLTAATVVPYLSGHKTLFNISHPLWYRYDFIAEDEKNLFLPPWEKVSSAIQDGEVRWLLMEHLTDYAYFRNADQLINLLNQDWELVAVVPNNTGFRSNMLKLYRRK; this is encoded by the coding sequence ATGAAAGAATTAAATTGGAAAAAAACTGGACTGATAGTGAGTGTGATCGCGATTGGACTTGCGTTGCGTTTGTACTTTATGTTTCATATGCCGTTTACGAATGATGAGGGGGCATATCTTTATGACGCAAAAACGATTTTGCGCGGGGAATTGCCGGGCGGTGATGTAGTTACGAAATCGCCGGTCGCGATTCTTTTATTTACTGTATTTACTTTTATTTCTAACGGGTCTCTCTTTTCCGCGAGGGTGACATCGTTAATATTTGGTTTGGCGACGTTACTTCCTTTGCTAATAATTGTTCGCTATGGACTTGAAAAGAATTTAATTATGGCGTCGACTATTTGGTTTACTTTTTCTGCTCCGGTCGTGCTTACAGGATTGGGGCATACCGAAGCGATTGCCGGCTTTTTTGCGGCAACTACTATCGCGTTGGCTATTTGGGCTGTTCGGAAGGAGAGACTTGGTTGGTGGATTGTATTGAGCGGGATATCATTTGCGTTGGCTGTAGGCTCACGCAAGATTAATTTGGTGTTGCTTGTGCCGTTGGTGTTGTTGGTTTTACAGAAGCGGAAAAATATTATATCAATTCGTAAATTTTTCTTGTTGTTCGGCTTTGGATCTGTTTTGGTGTTACTGCTGCTTGGGATTTTAATACTGAAACTTTACGGTTATTCTGGTTTAGGCGAATTATTTGGCAGTGGTTATGCACATATTATTGGTAGTCGGATTGCCGGTGACTCCAGTGTGAATATTTGGGGTATAACAATACTTGATACTATAAAAATTCTTGGTCGAATTGCGACGGCCCATGTCGTCATCGTGTTATTGGCGGTTGCGGGGATAATTCTAAAACTTACCAATTTCAAAAATTGGAAGTTTGGTAATCTACTGTTAATGGGGGTTTCGTGGATTGTTGCGCTTACGGCGCTTTATGCCACCTGGCCCACGTTTCTACCTGACTACGTTGCGGATTTTTTGGTACCGATCACTGTTTTGGGTGTCTGGGTAATTTCAAAAATCTGGAAACAAAATATTTTGCTTGTTAAAGTGTTGGTTGTTCTTTGTTTTGTTGTGTTAAATGTTTTGAGCTATGTATCGGTTTTTACTGCTCCTTGGACCGGCATGTTTACTGCTGACGCTTCCGAAACCATGGCCTTGGAGATGAAAAACCTGATTCCAAGCGACCAGTCGGTATTAACCGCGGCGACAGTCGTTCCTTATTTATCCGGTCATAAAACCTTATTCAATATCAGTCATCCATTGTGGTATCGGTATGATTTTATTGCCGAAGATGAGAAAAATTTGTTTTTGCCGCCCTGGGAAAAAGTTTCGTCTGCGATACAAGACGGGGAAGTGAGGTGGCTTTTAATGGAGCATCTAACGGATTACGCGTACTTTCGTAACGCCGATCAATTAATTAACTTGTTAAATCAAGATTGGGAATTGGTGGCTGTAGTGCCAAATAATACCGGTTTTCGGTCGAATATGTTAAAGTTGTATCGGCGGAAGTGA
- a CDS encoding MFS transporter, with product MFRINRTIQLLMVSDIFVLTGFGLIDPILAIYIKDGLVGGTVFSAAFASTLFLLVKSLVQLPFSRSVDKMTDVSRGRWLLLGTVFIAVVPFIYIFSSSISYIYLAQILHGAGSGLAYSAWLGIWSTHLDKGRESYEWSLYSTMVGIGTAVSAFIGGFVAQYIGFRLTFALVGVFALAGCGFLFVLLRQKKNLARIQS from the coding sequence ATGTTTCGCATCAATCGCACAATTCAACTGTTGATGGTTTCGGACATTTTTGTTTTGACCGGTTTTGGATTGATAGATCCTATTTTGGCTATTTATATTAAGGATGGTTTGGTTGGTGGGACCGTTTTTTCCGCCGCTTTTGCCAGCACGCTTTTCTTACTCGTTAAGTCACTTGTGCAACTACCATTTTCGCGAAGCGTGGATAAAATGACGGATGTTTCGCGCGGACGGTGGTTGCTTTTGGGTACTGTTTTTATTGCCGTGGTTCCTTTTATCTATATTTTCTCTTCATCAATTTCCTATATTTACTTGGCGCAGATTTTGCACGGAGCGGGGAGCGGGCTGGCTTATTCCGCCTGGCTTGGTATTTGGAGCACGCATCTCGATAAGGGGAGAGAAAGCTATGAGTGGAGTCTGTATTCCACAATGGTGGGGATCGGCACGGCGGTTTCTGCGTTTATCGGGGGATTCGTGGCGCAATACATCGGTTTTCGGCTTACTTTCGCGCTGGTTGGAGTGTTTGCTCTGGCGGGATGTGGGTTTCTGTTTGTACTACTGCGTCAAAAGAAGAATCTTGCAAGGATACAATCTTAA
- a CDS encoding DUF2339 domain-containing protein: MQENFEENLIKKIDELSGKVDYLQSRLSVVESAVKQGSGENKQTVAPIVSGQQKTMAGNMSEQEINSLYGIKPTGVSQVKKQPQNKSAEFEIGQKWFSVVGVVLLFLGILFLVTYMFKFFGPGGKVVLSYAVGGVLFGVAILTWKKYQQFAQIVAAGAWGVVYLATYAMYFFSATKIITSPALELFLLAFVVVSLLVFALFEKSRLFVALALILATLTTILSPLSLFSIIGSVIIVAGVVIIARFMPWEALLLPGTLGAYLSYIFWSIKVGGLLPGQGGGLFEKNFLGLICLIIIWALIVAGIIFSRGNEKSEIPNFNVITLLISSFATVFFGLAALNPLIASFERLGTGYYLFVICGLHAGLFLLFWGEQKARSLMVAVALFALVTGLFGLPFLFVENSSVVSFVWALIAWIIIWGAILVKRPRLVVYALLPVVFAVVRYVINDIGSNGMLDVIPTDVITGIIIAFLFVIGAILARGTRTAFVKTSNMLRVPAIILGAGLLVLFIMTQKEFSAAIPSILWGLIGLVVVLGGFMGKWGDARVLGLAALVITVVRVFVNDLANLDIVARIFSFMILGAILLGIGFAYNLNKDKLQHLLEE, encoded by the coding sequence ATGCAAGAAAATTTTGAAGAAAACTTAATAAAGAAGATCGATGAGTTGAGTGGCAAGGTTGATTATCTTCAGTCGCGTCTTTCCGTGGTGGAGAGTGCTGTAAAACAAGGGAGCGGTGAAAACAAACAAACAGTTGCTCCGATTGTTTCCGGACAACAAAAGACTATGGCTGGGAATATGTCGGAACAAGAAATAAATAGCTTGTATGGTATTAAACCCACTGGTGTTTCTCAAGTTAAAAAACAACCACAAAATAAGTCTGCGGAATTTGAGATTGGGCAGAAGTGGTTTAGTGTCGTTGGAGTTGTCCTGCTTTTTCTAGGGATCTTGTTTTTGGTCACTTATATGTTTAAATTCTTTGGTCCCGGCGGTAAAGTTGTTCTTAGTTACGCAGTTGGCGGAGTTTTGTTTGGTGTTGCCATCTTGACCTGGAAAAAATATCAACAGTTTGCGCAAATTGTCGCGGCGGGCGCTTGGGGTGTTGTTTATCTCGCAACGTATGCGATGTATTTTTTCTCGGCCACGAAGATTATCACCTCACCGGCTTTAGAACTTTTCCTCCTTGCTTTTGTGGTAGTAAGTCTTTTGGTTTTCGCATTGTTTGAAAAATCCCGTCTTTTTGTGGCGTTAGCCCTGATATTGGCAACACTCACCACAATTCTTTCTCCGTTGTCGCTGTTTTCAATTATCGGCTCGGTAATTATCGTCGCGGGCGTTGTGATTATCGCGCGTTTTATGCCCTGGGAAGCGCTTCTTTTGCCAGGTACACTTGGAGCTTATCTTTCCTATATTTTCTGGAGCATAAAAGTCGGTGGTTTATTGCCCGGGCAGGGTGGCGGTTTGTTTGAGAAGAATTTCCTTGGGTTGATTTGTTTAATCATTATTTGGGCTTTGATTGTTGCGGGGATCATTTTTTCCCGCGGTAACGAAAAGAGTGAAATTCCCAACTTTAATGTTATTACGCTTTTAATCTCATCTTTTGCGACAGTATTTTTTGGCCTGGCGGCGCTAAATCCGCTAATCGCTTCCTTTGAGCGTTTGGGTACAGGATATTATCTTTTTGTAATCTGCGGCTTGCACGCTGGTTTATTTTTGCTGTTCTGGGGAGAACAAAAGGCTCGTTCGTTAATGGTGGCTGTAGCATTATTTGCGTTAGTCACCGGCTTATTTGGCTTACCATTCTTGTTTGTTGAAAATAGCTCTGTTGTGTCTTTTGTGTGGGCACTTATCGCTTGGATTATTATTTGGGGGGCAATTTTGGTAAAGCGACCAAGACTGGTGGTTTATGCGTTATTACCTGTCGTTTTCGCGGTAGTTCGCTACGTCATCAACGATATCGGTAGCAACGGAATGCTTGATGTAATTCCAACGGATGTAATCACGGGGATAATTATTGCCTTTCTTTTTGTAATCGGCGCAATTCTTGCGCGGGGCACAAGGACGGCGTTTGTAAAAACATCCAATATGCTTCGGGTGCCGGCGATTATTCTCGGGGCGGGTTTGCTTGTTCTCTTTATTATGACGCAAAAAGAATTTTCAGCTGCTATTCCCTCTATCTTGTGGGGTTTAATCGGTTTGGTCGTCGTACTGGGTGGCTTTATGGGGAAGTGGGGCGATGCTCGTGTATTGGGTTTGGCGGCATTAGTAATTACGGTAGTGCGGGTGTTTGTTAATGATTTAGCAAATCTGGATATTGTAGCGCGAATTTTTTCGTTCATGATTTTGGGAGCCATTCTTTTGGGTATCGGATTTGCCTACAATCTCAACAAAGACAAATTACAGCACCTATTAGAAGAGTAG
- a CDS encoding dockerin type I domain-containing protein, which produces MNNISNDSGSTINKTLIKKVFYAVGAGIGAALVLVFVVFFSDYLGALVLQANSPRMAVKQGEMITLPLPAVKGVTVYKIEVCSLVKLITVCRPIPYKVLDKTMNFQLPANYVLGKAYIKITGRDSNGKQVVVGKKALLVNKAEIIADGGGEKPEKGYGSSNSSTNSAPTPTPVVASATPVATSTATPTPPVLGANLPCPSSYLDVNGDNKLTADDDNLVKAYLDGVPRTITKTGAVWQNQLNPVDVNNNNIVEAMDSALVVNAINLYGAGDIAPKTCGLDLACPQPYLDVNGDNKLTADDDNLVKAYLDGVPRTITKTGAVWQNQVNPLDVDGNLVVNATDSITVVNAIDQGTGNIMSRTCVAP; this is translated from the coding sequence ATGAATAATATTTCCAATGACAGTGGGTCGACGATAAATAAGACTTTAATCAAGAAGGTTTTTTATGCCGTCGGTGCGGGGATCGGTGCGGCACTAGTTTTGGTTTTTGTCGTGTTTTTCAGCGATTATCTTGGGGCATTGGTCTTGCAGGCAAATTCACCGCGTATGGCGGTAAAACAGGGTGAAATGATAACTTTGCCGTTACCGGCAGTAAAAGGTGTAACGGTGTATAAAATTGAGGTTTGTTCTCTCGTGAAACTCATAACTGTTTGTAGGCCGATTCCTTACAAAGTCCTGGATAAAACAATGAATTTTCAGTTACCCGCCAATTACGTGTTGGGAAAAGCGTATATCAAGATTACCGGAAGAGATAGTAATGGCAAACAGGTCGTTGTCGGCAAAAAGGCGTTATTGGTGAATAAGGCAGAGATTATTGCCGATGGTGGAGGAGAGAAACCTGAAAAAGGCTATGGCAGTTCGAATTCGAGCACGAATAGTGCGCCTACGCCTACACCAGTTGTAGCGTCCGCCACCCCAGTTGCCACGTCAACCGCCACGCCGACTCCTCCTGTTTTAGGGGCTAATCTTCCATGTCCATCGTCATATCTTGACGTAAATGGTGATAATAAACTTACGGCGGATGATGATAATTTAGTAAAAGCCTATTTGGACGGTGTTCCACGGACAATTACTAAAACGGGAGCAGTGTGGCAGAACCAATTAAATCCAGTAGATGTGAACAATAACAATATCGTAGAGGCGATGGATTCAGCTCTTGTTGTGAACGCAATCAATTTATATGGGGCCGGTGATATCGCGCCAAAAACTTGTGGTCTTGATTTAGCCTGTCCACAACCATATTTGGACGTGAATGGTGATAATAAACTTACGGCGGATGATGATAATTTAGTAAAAGCCTATTTGGACGGTGTTCCACGGACAATTACTAAAACGGGAGCAGTGTGGCAGAACCAGGTAAATCCGCTAGATGTTGATGGTAATCTAGTCGTCAACGCAACAGATTCAATCACCGTGGTAAACGCTATTGATCAAGGGACGGGTAATATTATGTCGCGTACGTGCGTGGCACCGTGA